TAACAGATTTGTTGAACCGTCTGATAGCGCGACATCAACCCTTTCAAAATGTGTATGTGCGTGGACAGCTATCGAATTGCATACATCATAGTTCGGGGCACATCTATTTCACGCTCAAAGATGAGGCAAACCAAATTAAATGCGTCCTTTGGCGGAGCAATGCTACCCGTTTTCGCTCTCTAATTCGCGATGGCGAAGAAGTGCAGGTCCAAGGAAAGGTTGGAATCTATGGTCCTCAGGGTATATATCAGATTACGGTGAGCGCGGTGAAACCCTTGGGGGTCGGTGCGTTGCAACAGGCTTTTGAGGAATTGCAGGAGCGACTTGCTGCAGAGGGTTTGTTTAATCCAGTACATAAAAAACCGCTGCCAGAATATCCTAAGAAAATCGGTGTTGTTACGTCATCGTCAGGGGCAGCGTTTCATGACATCTGCCAACAGCTCCGCAAGCGGTATCCGTTAGCCGAGGTCTGGCTCCATCCGAGCCGAGTACAAGGGGATGGGGCTGCTGCGGAGATTGTTGAAGCAATCAGGGTGATGAACCAACGGGACGACATAGATGTGTTAATTGTCGGACGCGGTGGGGGTTCCATTGAGGATCTCTGGGCGTTCAATGAAGAGATAGTGGCACGTGCAATTTTCGCATCTGCGATTCCCGTCGTGTCCGCAGTTGGGCACGAGACAGATACCACGATCTCTGATTTGGTGGCAGATCACCGGGCACCGACCCCCTCGGCGGCAATTGAACATATCGTTCCAGATCAGGATGAACTGTTCGCACAATTAGACGGATATGACGCGTGGCTGCGTAGAATCATAAATGACCGATTTGAGGTATACAAAACACGCCTTCAAGACCTTGAGACACGGCTCTCACCGACACGGCGAAAGGACGCACTTTATCAACTCTCCCAGAGGATAGATGACTTAGAGACTGGATGTCGGAATGCTATGACGCGATGTCTTTCTAATAGTGAGCGCGACTTACGAACCCTCGCACAACGTTTAAACGCATTAAGTCCGTTAGCTACGTTGGAACGGGGGTATAGTATCAGTCGGAAAACAGATGGAGCGGTACTCACCTCGGCTGAACAGGTGTCAATAGGCGATAGGGTTGAGATTCAACTCGCAGACGGACGGATCGGATGCCGCATTGAGGAACTCCTGTCTGAGGAATAGCCGTGTCCGATTCAGGTACATCAGAATTAACCAAAAACCTGAAGGAGTAATAGATAGAGAATGACATTTGAAGAAAAACTCAAAAAACTGACACAAATTGTTGAACAACTCGAAGAGGGTAACGAACTACCGCTTGAGGACTCCCTCAAACTTTTTGAAGAAGGCATCGGCTTAATTTCATTATGCAGGCAGATGCTCGAAAATGCTGAACAACGTGTAGAAAACGTTCTCGAAACAGATTTTTAGTAGTTAACGCCAGTTTGAAAATTAATCTGTAGGTGTTTTTGCTTGGGTGTTTCCCCTAGGTAGAGCGGTAAATACACCGAAAG
This DNA window, taken from Candidatus Poribacteria bacterium, encodes the following:
- the xseA gene encoding exodeoxyribonuclease VII large subunit; amino-acid sequence: MQLDMQLEIPVATRAVHSVSEITDLLNRLIARHQPFQNVYVRGQLSNCIHHSSGHIYFTLKDEANQIKCVLWRSNATRFRSLIRDGEEVQVQGKVGIYGPQGIYQITVSAVKPLGVGALQQAFEELQERLAAEGLFNPVHKKPLPEYPKKIGVVTSSSGAAFHDICQQLRKRYPLAEVWLHPSRVQGDGAAAEIVEAIRVMNQRDDIDVLIVGRGGGSIEDLWAFNEEIVARAIFASAIPVVSAVGHETDTTISDLVADHRAPTPSAAIEHIVPDQDELFAQLDGYDAWLRRIINDRFEVYKTRLQDLETRLSPTRRKDALYQLSQRIDDLETGCRNAMTRCLSNSERDLRTLAQRLNALSPLATLERGYSISRKTDGAVLTSAEQVSIGDRVEIQLADGRIGCRIEELLSEE
- the xseB gene encoding exodeoxyribonuclease VII small subunit; this encodes MTFEEKLKKLTQIVEQLEEGNELPLEDSLKLFEEGIGLISLCRQMLENAEQRVENVLETDF